Proteins encoded together in one Lathyrus oleraceus cultivar Zhongwan6 chromosome 5, CAAS_Psat_ZW6_1.0, whole genome shotgun sequence window:
- the LOC127079552 gene encoding uncharacterized protein LOC127079552, with product MGHGIGAELMSPKNFHLPFTAKLCFTCTNNMVEYEACILGLEEAIELNIKVLEVFRDSTLVIHHIRGDWETRHANLIPYRDYVLKLLPKFDKITFSHIPREENQMEDALATLASMYKLIWPNHQPNIEIRRFNEPAHYLTTAEESDDKPWFFDIKRYLEEQEYPAEASSLDKRTIRRLASKFFLNGDVLYKRNYDMVLLRAFSGGAIILATMDGDELPLPTNVDAVKKYFA from the exons ATGGGTCATGGAATTGGGGCAGAactgatgtctcccaagaattttCATTTACCATTCACTGCAAAGCTTTGTTTTACCTGCACgaacaatatggttgagtatgaggcTTGCATATTGGGGCtagaagaagctattgagttaAATATCAAAGTACTAGAGGTATTTAGAGACTCCACTCTAGTGATACATCATATCAGAGGTGATTGGGAAACGAGACACGCTAATTTAATTCCTTATCGGGATTATGTGCTGAAGTTACTCCCAAAGTTTGACAAgatcactttctctcatattcctcgagaagagaatcagatggaAGATGCTTTGGCAACCTTGGCTTCCATGTACAAGTTAATATGGCCTAACCATCAGCCTAACATTGAAATCAGGCGTTTTAATGAACCTGCGCATTATCTGACAACAGCAGAAGAATCAGATGATAAACCCTGGTTCTTCGACATCAAACGGTATTTGGAGGAGCAAGAGTACCCGGCAGAGGCTTCTAGCCTTGATAAAAGGACTATACGGAGGTTGGCGTCGAAGTTCTTCTTGAATGGGGATGTATTGTACAAGCGGAATTATGACatggttttgttgag agccttttccggaGGCGCCATAATCCTCgcaactatggacggtgatgaATTGCCGCTTCCCACCAATGTTGATGCTGTCAAAAagtactttgcctaa